The DNA sequence TCGTAAAAACCTGCTTTTTTGGCGCGTCCGGTACGTTCCAGTTCTTCAATCATGGTTTTGAGAACACTCACCGAGGGGTGCTGGACGTAGTTGCTGCCATAGTGCATGGCGGCTTGCTCTTCGTACTTGAGTACCAACTGTAAACCCATGGCATCGGCCAGTTCCAGCGGGCCAAGGGGAAGGCCCAACTGACGACCAGAATTTTCGATCAACGCCGGTGGATAACCCTCTTTGAGCATGCTTATCCCTTCCAGGATGTAGGTGTTTTGCACCCGGGCAGCATAGAAGCCCCACACGTCTTTAACAACGATGGGGATTTTCATAATTCTTTGCACAAAGTCGATAGCGCGGGCAACCGTTTCCTCCGAGGTGTTGGCTCCAACGACGATTTCTACCAAAGGCACACGCTCCGCAGGGGGAAAGAAGTGCAACCCTACGTAATTCTGGGGACGTCGCAAGGCTTTGCTCAGCTCCGCAATAGGAATCGAGACGGTATTGGTACCGATAATGGTATAATTATCCATCTGGTCTTCCGCCTCTTTGGTGACCTTTTGTTTGAGTTGCTGGTTTTCGAAAACAGCCTCAATGACGATGTCACAATCGGCAAAATCGCTTGCTTTTTCGGTGGTGACCAAGCGTTCCATGATCTCCTTTTTTTCCGTTTGGTGGAAGGTTCCTTCCCGAATGAGATCATCGATGCGCTGGCTGACGTATTCGCGGCCACGCTCGGCAATGGCTTTGCTTACGTCTTTGAGAACGACCGATAGGCCGTTTTGGATGCAGGCCAGCGTGATGCCCGAGCCCATACGACCCGAGCCGATGATGCCTACTTTGCGAACGCGGAATTTACCGTACCCTTTAGGGCGGTTGATGCCCTTCTTGATGGAGTGGTAATCCATCCAGAAAGTACTGATCATGTTTTTTGCCGTATTGGAACAAACCAGGTGCGCAAAGCGACGGTTCTCGATGCGGCAAGCCGTTGAGAAGTCTACTTTGGAACCTTCTACCAAAACATTGAGGATGGTGCGTTTGGCGGGAGAATTGTTGTAGGTCGCAGCCGCCAGTTCAGCCGCCGTAGCACGAACCCGTTCGATCAGCTCCGGATCTTTGGCGGTGCCACCGGGGATGGTCTCCCCCTGTTGATCCCAGGGGCGGTGCCAGTTGGGGTGGGAGAGGAGCCAGGCTCTGGCTTTTTCAATTAGTTCTTTTTGAGTACTTGCCAAATCATCAATAATCCCCACCTTGAGGGCTTCCTGCGGAGAATAATGTCTGCCGGAGGTAAGAACAGGATAGGCTTTTTCGATACCAAGCAGCCACATCATACGCACGATACTTCCGCCACTGGGCATAAGGCCAAGGTTGACCTCAGGAATCCCTACCCGCACTTTGGGATCATCCAGCACAATGCGGTGATGACAGGCAAGGGCCACTTCGAAACCAGTACCCAGCGCATTGCCTGCAATGGCCGCTACTACGGGCACCCCGGGTCGCTCCAAGTCGCGGAAAAAGCGACTAAGCTTTTCAGCTTCCCGGAAGAGTTCTTCGGGGTCACTGGCACCGTAGAGGTAACCAAGGTCGCCTCCGGAGAGGAACGATTTTTTGTTTGAGGTGAGGATGACGCCTTTGAGTTGCCCCTGGGCTTTTTCTTCCTGTAGGCGTTTGATAACGGGCAGGAAGGCATCCGTGATCTCGTGATTGATAACATTGTCTTCCCGATCTTGCATGTCGAAGATGATCGTGACAATGTTAGCCGTATCTTTTTTTAGCCGGATCATACGCGTTGAATTATGGTAGCCACGGCCAATCCTGCACCAGCGCAGAGGGTGACCAGTCCGGTTTGTAAATCTCTTCTTTCCAGTTCATCCAGCAGGGTACCTAAGAGCATGGCACCTGTTGCTCCGAGTGGATGTCCCAGGGCAATGGCACCACCATTGACATTCAGTTGGTCATCGCTTAAGTTGAGGTCACGTTGGAATTTGAGGACGACAGAGGCGAAGGCTTCATTACATTCCCACAAGTCGATGTCTTTGGCTTTTAGCTTGCTGATTTTTAAAGCTTTTTCTGCCGCCAGGCTTGGCCCGGTGAGCATGATGGTCGGGTCGACAGCAACGGTAGCACAGCTCAAGATGCGTGCCCGGGCTTTTAAACCCAGGGCTTTTCCTTTTTTTTCGTTTCCTAATAAAACGAGTGCTGCACCATCAGCAATGGAACATGAATTGCCGGGTGTATGGAGGTAGTGTACTTTTTCCACTTCCGGATAACGGTGCAAGGCCATAGCGGCAAACCCCTGGTCGCCAAGATGCGCAAAAGAGGGTTTTAGCCGCGCCAATTGTTCCAGGTTGGTGTCGGGGCGGATGGTTTCATCCTGTTGGAGGATTGGTAAACCATTGGCGTCGCAGATGGGGACGATGCTGGATTGGAAATAACCAGCCGTTTGGGCCGCCGCAGCACGTTGGTGAGATTGTACGGCATAAGCATCAAGTTCTTCGCGCTGGAAGCCTTCCATGGTCGCAATAAGATCGGCCGCAACACCTTGGGGGAGGTAGTTTTGGGTCATAAAAACGCCCGGGTCATTCAGCAGTGCTCCACCATCGCTACCCATAGGAACGCGGCTCATACTCTCGGTGCCTCCGGCGATAGAAAACTCTTCCCAACCTGCTGCAATTTTGGCCGCCGCCAGATTGACGGCCTCCAGGCCCGAAGTGCAGTAGCGGTTGATCTGCATCCCCCCGTTGGCCGCTGACATCCCCGCTTCCAACAAGGCCGTTCGCGCAATGTTAAACCCCTGATCACCGATGGGCGTGACGCAGCCGATGATTAAATCATCCACATCGGTAGGCTGGAATTGATGACGACGCTGAAGGGCGCGTAAGGCCACTTCCAGCAAGTGTACTGGTTTTACCTCGTAAAGTGCGCCGCGTGCTTTACCGTGGGCACGGGGCGTACGAAGCGCATCATAGATAAAGACGTCTTTCATATTGGTTGGGGAGCTTCAGCTTATCTTGTTTCTTGGCCACAAGATAGCCAATGCAGTAGTGTCCTCCAAGCTGGAAAGGCCCCTTCTATCCTTTTTAAATTAATGCTGGTAGATAATTCTGTGCTTTGCGTAACAATTCTATTATTTTTGGCAGAAATAATTCAATCTATGGCCACACGTACCAAACTGACCCCTTTTGCACGCTTGTTATTGTTCCTCCTCTTTTTAGTTCCTTTAGCTTACGGCGGAGCACTTTACCTACAAGGCAAAGACCCTAT is a window from the Lewinella sp. LCG006 genome containing:
- a CDS encoding 3-hydroxyacyl-CoA dehydrogenase NAD-binding domain-containing protein produces the protein MIRLKKDTANIVTIIFDMQDREDNVINHEITDAFLPVIKRLQEEKAQGQLKGVILTSNKKSFLSGGDLGYLYGASDPEELFREAEKLSRFFRDLERPGVPVVAAIAGNALGTGFEVALACHHRIVLDDPKVRVGIPEVNLGLMPSGGSIVRMMWLLGIEKAYPVLTSGRHYSPQEALKVGIIDDLASTQKELIEKARAWLLSHPNWHRPWDQQGETIPGGTAKDPELIERVRATAAELAAATYNNSPAKRTILNVLVEGSKVDFSTACRIENRRFAHLVCSNTAKNMISTFWMDYHSIKKGINRPKGYGKFRVRKVGIIGSGRMGSGITLACIQNGLSVVLKDVSKAIAERGREYVSQRIDDLIREGTFHQTEKKEIMERLVTTEKASDFADCDIVIEAVFENQQLKQKVTKEAEDQMDNYTIIGTNTVSIPIAELSKALRRPQNYVGLHFFPPAERVPLVEIVVGANTSEETVARAIDFVQRIMKIPIVVKDVWGFYAARVQNTYILEGISMLKEGYPPALIENSGRQLGLPLGPLELADAMGLQLVLKYEEQAAMHYGSNYVQHPSVSVLKTMIEELERTGRAKKAGFYEYDQTGNKVLWKGLSDHWAPNKLNYDRKRLNERLLFAQVIEALWCMQEDVITSAAAANLGSVYGWGFPKETGGVIRFVQDYGIEHFITQAKVYHQDYGQRFRLPKVLKNMITEPNFQLAKAAVE
- a CDS encoding acetyl-CoA C-acetyltransferase, translating into MKDVFIYDALRTPRAHGKARGALYEVKPVHLLEVALRALQRRHQFQPTDVDDLIIGCVTPIGDQGFNIARTALLEAGMSAANGGMQINRYCTSGLEAVNLAAAKIAAGWEEFSIAGGTESMSRVPMGSDGGALLNDPGVFMTQNYLPQGVAADLIATMEGFQREELDAYAVQSHQRAAAAQTAGYFQSSIVPICDANGLPILQQDETIRPDTNLEQLARLKPSFAHLGDQGFAAMALHRYPEVEKVHYLHTPGNSCSIADGAALVLLGNEKKGKALGLKARARILSCATVAVDPTIMLTGPSLAAEKALKISKLKAKDIDLWECNEAFASVVLKFQRDLNLSDDQLNVNGGAIALGHPLGATGAMLLGTLLDELERRDLQTGLVTLCAGAGLAVATIIQRV